The Myxosarcina sp. GI1 genome has a segment encoding these proteins:
- a CDS encoding PIN domain-containing protein — protein sequence MSYLVDTNILLRSCQPDHPMYPIAVEAVAALLARGEKLYVAPQNIIEFWNVCTRPLDKNGLGMTPKQASTEVAKIENLLPLKPDLPEIYQQWRKLVELYAIKGVNVHDARLVAACIVNELTHVLTINVRDFKRYREIVAVHPDTVNL from the coding sequence ATGAGTTATTTGGTAGACACGAATATTCTGTTACGCAGTTGCCAGCCAGACCACCCGATGTACCCGATTGCGGTGGAAGCAGTAGCAGCTCTTTTGGCACGAGGTGAAAAGCTTTATGTTGCACCACAAAACATTATTGAGTTCTGGAACGTCTGCACTAGACCACTGGATAAAAACGGGTTAGGCATGACACCAAAGCAAGCTAGTACCGAAGTCGCCAAAATTGAAAACCTTTTACCTTTAAAACCAGACCTGCCAGAGATCTATCAACAATGGCGGAAACTGGTCGAACTTTATGCTATCAAAGGGGTAAACGTTCACGATGCCAGATTGGTGGCAGCCTGTATCGTGAACGAACTCACTCACGTTCTCACCATAAACGTGCGAGATTTTAAAAGATACCGAGAAATCGTTGCCGTTCATCCAGACACGGTAAATCTCTAG
- a CDS encoding amidase family protein produces the protein MAQTFITSAPTQFNLIEATVDEITKAFEFGALTAEELVQLYRNRIEAYDDSGPKLNSIINLNPNALEIAREIDRERFVGKDLGALAGIPVLLKDNYDTFDVPTTGGSDALAGSVPPDDAFAVANLRDAGAVIFGKANLDEFAISGQGYGSLEGQVLDPYQLNRQSGGSSGGTGAAIAANFATVGTGSDTGGSIRTPSSFQGLVGVRPTRGLVSTDGIIPFTPSRDMGGPMARTVTDAAITLGAMVGFDPDNPSTSTKIAPPTVRRDRFYKDYTQFLDLDDLEGARLGVVSNFFGDAADPEVNRLAEEALNEMEELGATTVDISFDESFLSDVDITYGTATEAELKPYFDDYLATLGAEYPKTVEELIAVLESPEIANSETPSTIVDTLRSSLSGSLSAPDYLDVAENVTPSIRNTLLEVLDSNDLDAFVFPTIGTFARPLPETTDPTFVSPLEDPPTRQVELASSTGLPDVTVPTGTSEGGLPVTMSFTGRPYSEPTILGLAYSYEQATKFRVAPESTPPLPGEEFEYLTEVTVYGDAEDDEIAPELLADFDGNGDLVFAGAGEDLVDTSQALTGSNRIYGGAGDDEVIVGIEDFAVGGKGDDLLDASVGRGKNRLYGGAGKDEFFLGSGDRAFGGSGNDSFFVLAGGNNSLTGGAGADRFWIANAELPTSANTIADFTPGEDVIGLGGLNLSFEDFNLRQDGSDTTLNAFERDLAVLSGINANDLSADNFVFANEALG, from the coding sequence ATGGCGCAAACGTTTATCACATCAGCTCCAACTCAATTCAATCTGATAGAGGCAACAGTTGATGAGATTACAAAAGCCTTTGAATTTGGTGCTCTCACAGCGGAGGAGTTGGTTCAACTCTATCGCAACCGCATCGAAGCTTACGATGACTCAGGACCGAAGCTCAATTCCATTATTAATCTCAACCCCAATGCCCTGGAAATTGCCAGGGAAATCGACCGAGAACGCTTCGTCGGAAAAGACTTAGGAGCCTTGGCTGGAATTCCCGTACTCCTGAAAGATAACTACGATACTTTCGACGTACCAACAACAGGTGGCTCTGATGCTCTTGCTGGCTCAGTTCCGCCGGATGATGCCTTTGCAGTCGCCAATTTGCGAGATGCTGGAGCCGTCATCTTTGGCAAAGCGAATTTAGATGAGTTTGCCATCTCTGGACAGGGATACGGTTCTCTAGAAGGGCAGGTGCTCGATCCCTATCAGTTAAATCGCCAGTCGGGTGGCTCGAGTGGGGGTACGGGAGCGGCGATCGCTGCTAATTTTGCGACTGTCGGAACGGGAAGCGATACGGGCGGCTCTATTCGCACACCATCGTCATTTCAGGGTCTAGTAGGCGTTCGACCCACCCGTGGCTTAGTCAGTACAGATGGCATTATCCCCTTTACCCCCTCGCGGGATATGGGCGGACCAATGGCGCGCACGGTGACAGATGCCGCAATAACCTTGGGTGCTATGGTGGGATTCGATCCCGACAATCCCAGTACTAGTACTAAAATTGCCCCTCCTACCGTTCGACGCGATCGCTTCTACAAAGACTACACTCAATTTTTAGACTTAGACGATCTTGAAGGAGCCCGCCTAGGGGTCGTGAGCAATTTTTTTGGCGATGCTGCCGACCCAGAAGTCAATCGGCTAGCTGAGGAAGCTCTGAACGAGATGGAAGAGCTGGGGGCAACGACTGTTGACATCTCCTTCGATGAAAGCTTTCTTTCCGACGTAGACATCACTTACGGAACAGCAACTGAAGCAGAACTAAAACCCTATTTCGACGATTACTTGGCGACACTAGGAGCTGAGTATCCTAAAACGGTAGAAGAACTGATTGCGGTTCTTGAGTCTCCAGAAATCGCTAATTCTGAAACTCCATCAACTATAGTAGACACCCTCCGCTCTAGCTTGTCGGGCAGCTTGTCCGCTCCAGATTATCTCGATGTAGCAGAAAACGTGACTCCTTCGATAAGGAACACTTTACTAGAAGTCTTAGATAGCAACGATTTAGATGCTTTTGTCTTTCCAACCATCGGAACCTTCGCTCGTCCTCTACCAGAAACAACCGATCCTACCTTTGTCAGTCCCCTAGAAGATCCTCCGACCCGACAAGTGGAGTTGGCAAGCTCTACTGGTCTTCCCGATGTTACGGTTCCAACCGGAACTAGCGAAGGGGGATTGCCAGTTACTATGTCCTTTACGGGTCGTCCTTACAGCGAACCGACCATCCTGGGCTTAGCCTATTCCTACGAGCAGGCAACCAAATTTCGAGTTGCTCCTGAAAGTACGCCCCCATTGCCTGGGGAAGAGTTTGAATATCTCACTGAGGTGACTGTTTATGGGGACGCAGAGGATGATGAGATCGCTCCAGAGTTACTAGCAGATTTCGATGGCAACGGCGATCTCGTCTTTGCTGGTGCGGGGGAAGATCTCGTCGATACTTCCCAGGCTCTTACTGGCAGTAATCGCATCTATGGTGGTGCTGGTGATGATGAAGTTATTGTCGGCATAGAGGATTTCGCCGTCGGTGGTAAGGGTGACGATTTGCTAGATGCTTCTGTAGGCAGAGGGAAAAATCGCCTCTATGGAGGTGCTGGTAAAGATGAATTTTTTCTCGGCAGTGGCGATCGCGCTTTTGGTGGTTCGGGAAATGACAGCTTTTTCGTTCTAGCTGGGGGTAACAACTCTCTAACTGGCGGTGCTGGTGCCGATCGCTTCTGGATTGCTAATGCCGAGCTTCCAACATCGGCTAACACGATCGCTGACTTTACCCCAGGTGAGGACGTTATCGGTCTGGGAGGCTTAAACCTGAGTTTTGAAGACTTCAACTTACGGCAAGATGGCTCGGATACAACGCTCAACGCTTTCGAGCGAGACCTGGCAGTTCTTTCAGGAATTAATGCCAACGACCTTAGTGCCGATAATTTTGTCTTTGCCAACGAAGCATTGGGTTAG
- a CDS encoding amidase family protein, with the protein MAQTFITSAPTQFNLIEATVDEITKAFEFGALTAEELVKLYLNRIEAYENAGPRLNAVTYINPDALKVAKALDEAFQAGEIKSPIHGMPVLLKDNIDTFDMPTSNGSVILKDAIPPDDAFITQSLRDAGAIILGKASMGEFAGGPYSTLDGQMKNPYDFIRDTGGSSSGSAASTAANFATFAVGTDTSTSVRGPASYQGLVGIRPTTGVISRDGIAPKNLTFDTAGPIARTVTDAALLMNELAGIDPNDPLTPNSEELISEDYTDFLVKGSLKGARIGVARDFFGGDPEIDALAEEAISTLEELGAEIVDPVNFDPEFLEFYVENGTPNIRQIADYRFQEDWEEYLATFGPEVPKTVEEFLEIYETEVSNSSLPPAESVIDLLERSLDNSTDDPAYANLLENVLPTAAELKLALFDSFELDALVFPYQPTFAPPISNPVYSVEDPDFVDSDVPQSAILAGYSSPGFPSMVVPMGFGSQGLPTSLGFLGRPYEEGKLISYAYDYEQETMLREPPPLLPALEGEEFEYVTEVLALGEATDDTIVAGELTNFDGNADTVVADVGDDLIDTTAAISGGNRIYGGDGDDTILVDLNDEAYGESGEDVLDAARGRGGNLLSGGLDDDELYATTGDRLFGDEGDDKLFVGEEGDVLLTGGSEADQFWIANEFLPMAPSEVADFEDGVDVIGFKETGLKFEDLSIEQIGSDTSISVGDLAVATFLNTEATALTAADFAFT; encoded by the coding sequence ATGGCGCAAACGTTTATCACATCAGCTCCAACTCAATTCAATCTGATAGAGGCAACAGTTGATGAGATTACAAAAGCCTTTGAATTTGGTGCTCTCACAGCTGAGGAGTTAGTAAAACTTTATCTCAATCGAATTGAAGCTTATGAAAACGCGGGACCTAGACTAAACGCAGTTACTTATATTAATCCCGATGCCTTAAAGGTTGCCAAAGCTTTAGATGAAGCATTTCAGGCTGGAGAAATTAAAAGTCCCATCCATGGAATGCCCGTGCTGTTGAAGGACAATATTGATACCTTTGACATGCCAACTTCCAATGGTTCGGTCATTCTCAAGGATGCAATTCCGCCAGATGACGCTTTTATTACTCAATCTCTGCGGGATGCCGGAGCAATTATCCTGGGTAAAGCATCCATGGGGGAATTTGCGGGGGGTCCTTACAGCACCCTTGATGGGCAAATGAAAAATCCCTACGACTTTATCCGCGACACTGGCGGCTCTAGTAGTGGTTCTGCAGCTTCAACTGCTGCAAACTTTGCCACTTTTGCTGTGGGTACTGATACCAGCACTTCTGTTCGGGGTCCTGCTTCCTATCAGGGATTGGTTGGGATACGACCTACCACTGGAGTCATTAGCCGTGATGGCATCGCTCCCAAAAACTTAACCTTCGATACGGCAGGACCAATTGCTCGTACCGTCACTGATGCGGCACTATTGATGAACGAACTGGCAGGAATCGACCCAAACGATCCCTTGACCCCAAATAGTGAGGAGCTAATCTCTGAAGATTATACGGACTTTCTAGTCAAAGGTTCGCTAAAAGGAGCACGCATTGGTGTGGCTCGAGATTTCTTTGGGGGCGATCCTGAGATTGATGCCTTAGCCGAAGAGGCGATCTCAACCCTAGAAGAACTGGGAGCAGAAATTGTTGACCCAGTCAATTTCGACCCCGAGTTCCTTGAATTCTACGTTGAGAATGGTACTCCCAACATTCGGCAAATTGCAGATTACCGATTCCAGGAGGATTGGGAAGAATATCTCGCTACTTTCGGTCCAGAGGTGCCGAAAACCGTTGAGGAATTCCTCGAAATTTACGAAACGGAGGTGAGCAACTCTTCACTGCCACCAGCAGAGAGCGTTATTGATTTGTTAGAGCGTTCCCTGGATAATTCTACCGACGACCCAGCCTATGCGAATCTCCTTGAAAATGTTCTGCCTACAGCCGCCGAGCTAAAATTAGCTCTCTTCGATTCTTTTGAACTGGATGCGCTGGTTTTTCCCTATCAGCCCACGTTTGCTCCTCCTATCAGCAACCCTGTTTATTCAGTCGAAGACCCCGATTTTGTGGACTCGGATGTTCCCCAATCGGCAATTCTTGCGGGTTATAGTTCACCTGGATTTCCTAGTATGGTAGTACCTATGGGTTTTGGCTCCCAAGGATTACCTACCTCCCTCGGTTTCTTAGGACGCCCTTACGAAGAAGGAAAATTGATAAGCTACGCCTACGACTACGAGCAGGAAACTATGTTACGGGAACCACCACCCCTGTTACCCGCCCTAGAGGGTGAAGAGTTTGAATATGTCACTGAGGTGTTGGCACTGGGCGAAGCAACTGATGACACAATTGTTGCTGGCGAGCTTACCAATTTTGACGGTAATGCCGATACGGTTGTTGCCGATGTCGGAGATGACTTGATTGACACTACTGCTGCAATAAGTGGCGGAAATCGAATCTATGGCGGCGATGGCGACGATACCATTTTGGTAGACCTCAACGACGAAGCTTATGGCGAGAGTGGCGAGGATGTTTTAGATGCTGCTCGGGGTCGGGGAGGAAATCTTCTCTCTGGAGGATTGGACGATGATGAACTTTATGCAACTACAGGAGATCGGCTCTTTGGCGATGAAGGTGATGACAAGCTATTTGTTGGTGAGGAGGGCGACGTTCTTCTAACAGGAGGTTCGGAGGCAGACCAATTCTGGATTGCGAACGAGTTCCTTCCGATGGCTCCAAGTGAAGTGGCTGATTTTGAAGACGGAGTTGATGTCATAGGATTCAAAGAGACTGGACTGAAATTTGAAGACCTTTCCATAGAGCAAATTGGTTCTGACACGTCAATTAGTGTTGGAGATCTAGCAGTTGCAACGTTTTTAAACACTGAAGCCACTGCCTTAACAGCAGCAGATTTCGCCTTTACTTGA
- a CDS encoding UPF0175 family protein, producing the protein MKITVDLPDKLTEKIGQQWGDLSKKVLDNIALEAYKSKIISTAELGEILGFSSRLEIYDFLKKSGVYLNYEREDLEEDIETIKQLRNK; encoded by the coding sequence ATGAAAATTACTGTCGATCTACCCGATAAACTAACAGAAAAGATTGGACAACAGTGGGGAGATTTATCCAAAAAAGTTTTAGATAATATCGCTTTAGAAGCTTATAAAAGTAAGATTATCAGTACGGCAGAGCTTGGAGAAATCCTTGGTTTTTCCTCCCGTTTAGAAATTTATGATTTTTTGAAAAAGTCTGGAGTTTATCTCAATTACGAGCGAGAAGATTTGGAAGAAGATATAGAAACAATAAAACAATTAAGAAATAAATGA
- a CDS encoding DNA-binding protein, with product MIVVADTSCICYLILIDCIELLSQLYGSVIIPNAVYLELQADNTPVRVKQWIQDYPQWLKVESVEMIMNYELDRLDKGEIEAIILAERCQSDLLIVDDRLARTIARKRGLKITGLLGVLYDAALADKIDLAQKLKALQNTSFFVNPNLLNSLLQMFERAKNQ from the coding sequence ATGATAGTTGTAGCTGATACTTCTTGCATTTGCTATTTAATCTTAATCGATTGTATTGAGCTTCTGTCACAATTATACGGAAGTGTCATTATTCCCAATGCTGTCTATTTAGAGTTACAAGCAGATAACACCCCTGTTCGAGTCAAACAATGGATTCAAGATTACCCTCAATGGCTAAAAGTTGAATCTGTTGAGATGATTATGAACTATGAGCTAGACAGGCTGGACAAAGGGGAGATAGAGGCTATTATCTTAGCGGAAAGATGTCAGTCTGACTTGCTAATTGTTGACGATCGCTTGGCAAGAACCATTGCTAGAAAAAGAGGCTTGAAAATCACGGGACTATTAGGAGTTTTGTACGATGCAGCTTTAGCTGACAAAATCGATCTCGCACAAAAGTTGAAAGCTCTTCAAAATACCAGTTTTTTCGTTAATCCCAATTTATTAAATTCGCTTTTGCAGATGTTTGAGCGAGCAAAAAATCAGTAA
- a CDS encoding recombinase family protein, with the protein MLLGYARVSTNEQNLDLQLDALRLHGCERFFTDTVSGAKAVRPGLNEMLSNARPDDVIVIWKLDRLGRSLKHLVELVAELNERNIGLRSLNDPIDTTTAQGRLVFNIFASLAEFEREIIRERTNAGLAAARARGRMGGRKPGLSEDAQRKARIAQSYYQEGMPVDQIARDLDISKATLYKYLRFRGVEIGKYEKQIS; encoded by the coding sequence ATGCTTCTCGGTTATGCTCGCGTTAGTACCAACGAACAAAACCTAGATTTACAACTCGATGCTCTACGTTTGCATGGATGCGAACGCTTTTTTACCGATACGGTTAGTGGAGCTAAAGCAGTTCGTCCTGGATTAAATGAGATGTTAAGTAATGCTCGTCCCGATGATGTTATTGTCATTTGGAAATTAGATCGCCTAGGGCGAAGTCTCAAGCACCTGGTCGAGTTGGTAGCCGAACTAAACGAGCGTAATATAGGGTTGAGAAGCCTCAACGATCCTATCGATACAACTACGGCTCAAGGTCGGTTGGTGTTTAATATCTTTGCTTCTCTGGCAGAGTTCGAGCGAGAGATAATTCGCGAACGAACCAATGCGGGGTTAGCTGCTGCTAGGGCTAGAGGCAGAATGGGTGGCAGAAAACCTGGACTATCGGAAGATGCCCAAAGAAAAGCTCGTATAGCTCAATCTTATTACCAAGAGGGAATGCCCGTTGACCAGATTGCCAGAGATTTGGATATTTCTAAAGCTACTTTGTATAAGTATTTGCGGTTTCGGGGAGTAGAGATTGGCAAGTATGAAAAACAAATATCATGA